In the genome of Longimicrobium sp., one region contains:
- the bla gene encoding subclass B3 metallo-beta-lactamase has translation MKWMKIRIAPAALLAALALPAALPAQARDSAAPSCASCAEWNVPQRPFRVFGNTWFVGTHGLSAILVTSPQGHVLIDGALPESAPQIMGSIRALGFRVEDVKLILNSHAHFDHAGGIAALQRASGAAAAASAPSAPALERGASGPDDPQYGSLPGFAPVRGVRVLADGETVRVGTLALTAHLTPGHTPGGTTWTWRSCEGERCLEMVYADSQTPVSADGFRFTASRTYPTALQDFERGFAVLERLGCDVLLTPHPGASAMWDRLAAREAGQPDAFVDREACRRYAATARQQLERRVASEGGQR, from the coding sequence ATGAAGTGGATGAAGATCCGCATCGCCCCCGCCGCTCTCCTCGCCGCGCTGGCGCTTCCCGCGGCGCTCCCGGCGCAGGCGCGCGATTCGGCCGCCCCGTCGTGCGCCAGCTGCGCGGAGTGGAACGTGCCGCAGCGCCCGTTCCGCGTCTTCGGCAACACCTGGTTCGTGGGCACCCACGGCCTGAGCGCCATCCTGGTGACCTCGCCCCAGGGGCACGTGCTGATCGACGGCGCGCTCCCCGAGTCCGCGCCGCAGATCATGGGCAGCATCCGGGCGCTCGGGTTCCGGGTGGAGGACGTGAAGCTCATCCTCAACTCGCACGCGCACTTCGACCACGCCGGCGGGATCGCGGCGCTGCAGCGCGCGTCGGGCGCCGCGGCGGCCGCCAGCGCGCCGTCGGCGCCGGCGCTCGAGCGCGGCGCGTCGGGGCCGGACGATCCCCAGTACGGCTCCCTTCCCGGGTTCGCGCCCGTGCGCGGCGTGCGCGTGCTGGCGGACGGCGAGACGGTGCGCGTGGGCACGCTGGCGCTCACGGCGCACCTCACACCCGGACACACGCCGGGCGGCACCACCTGGACGTGGCGGTCGTGCGAGGGCGAGCGGTGCCTGGAGATGGTGTACGCCGACAGCCAGACGCCCGTGTCCGCCGACGGCTTCCGCTTCACCGCCAGCCGGACGTATCCCACCGCGCTGCAGGACTTCGAGCGGGGATTCGCGGTGCTGGAGCGGCTCGGCTGCGACGTGCTGCTGACCCCGCACCCCGGCGCCTCGGCCATGTGGGACCGGCTCGCAGCGCGGGAAGCCGGGCAGCCCGACGCATTCGTGGACCGCGAGGCGTGCCGGCGCTACGCCGCCACCGCCCGGCAGCAGCTGGAGCGCCGCGTGGCGTCGGAGGGCGGCCAGCGCTGA